From Ananas comosus cultivar F153 linkage group 2, ASM154086v1, whole genome shotgun sequence:
TTAATAACTATGGTTGATGACAATGGCACGCATCAACGAAAGAAATAAAGAACAGGAATTATTTCAATATTCTCAGCATatcaataagaaaaaaagacaacTCAGTTTAATGGGTACCAATCTGATATCTCTATCGTCTAGGGCCCGCGTACGAAACCCTAGCGTCCTCTGGACATAGCCCATTTCGCCCTCGCCATTGCCCCCGCACTTCTCGTTCAAAAGATCTGCGAAAGCTCCGCCCTGTTCGATCCTCAGCAGCCTCACCGCCGAAGCTACCAAAACCCCATTTAACCAAGAATCACAGATCAATTCACCCACAACAGTAATTAACCAACAAATGCGCCAAAAATTGGTCCAAAATTACCTGCTCTGTGAGGGGAAACCTCCGAATTCAGTTTTGGGGTCCTCGGAATCGGATTCCTCTCTAAAACCCCaatcaaaatgaaaataaaagaaaataaatccaAAAAATAAGTGATAAATCTTAACAGAAACATGAAAGAGGCGAGAAGAAGAGATGTTATATTACCCGTTCTTTTGTGGGGTTTCTTCGAGGATTTGAGAGGAGATGGAACATTTGAATTCGACGTTAGGAGAGAAAAGGATTGGGGAAGGGATTTATTATACGCGAGGCGGAGATTTGAGCGAGAGGTAGAGGTGGAGGAGACGACGGAGAAGGGTCGGGCTCCCTCCATTGGTCTCGTGGTTTCTTGTTTGTTTCCTACGCGAGGAGATGAACAAAGGTGATATACATTTATATACAACCACACATTGCCGGTTCGGTTTAtccttaaataataataataataataataataataataaataataacaataataattaaaaaaaaaaatcaagcaacGGTACATAATTTCAAGGTCCAACTTTTTGGCACTAGttttattacattctttttaaataaaaaaattatataaactctTAAATAGAGAAttgtaagatatatattttaacggAAGATACATAATAGTACAAACAATATTTGATGCGACGAAACAGGTGCACTTCTAAGGCCTTCACCAGATCCAATTCGCCTtcaaagaaagataaaaatttcTATACGGAGTTGCTTTGATGAATTGGAATTTCTTGTAGTTTCTGAATTTGTTGTAGTTTCTGTGCGATTGTGAGTTCGCTTCCCAGTACTTTGAGTGTAGGGTGGTTGTGATGTCTATCGACTTGCCTTTGCAACTCATCCATCATTGCCTCCAAAATGTAAACCACATTAAGTGAAATTTCCTCGAGTCCAGGAAGGTGTTCGATTCCGGAAATTCCAGTACTAAACGTACACCACCTGACGCTTATCCTTTCCAGCTTAGGCATAGCCTGCTCCTTAAACACCACTTCCAGCCCAGACAAGCCTGCAAGCTCCAACATCTCAAGCTTCATAAACGTTTTGCCTCCGAAAACCAAGGCGCCTCCGATATACGAATCGTTCCAAAGACGGAGAATAAGCAGGTTTGGTAAACCTTGCAAAACTGTCATGGCATTATTCGTCAACTTCGTTTTGACTAGAGTTATTTTAGCCACCTCGCCAAGAGAAGCAAACCAGTTGGGCAAGCTAGCAAGCCCACCATTTAGTGTTAGGTTCAGAAGGCGTGGCGGAGGCGAAAAGGAAGTTAGGCAACTAAGTGTCTCTTTTTTAGCTGCACTCATTAGTAGAGATTGGAGGCAGCGAAGCTTACCGACTGCAGCACAAACCTCTTCTCCATTATTTTTCGTGATGTCTACGATACCAAATTTTCTTAGTTGTGTTAGCTTCCCCAACTCTTCAATTATGCCCTTGTCTTCTCCAACCACAACCGCGCTCAATGTTTCTAGGCCTTTCATCTTCCCTATTCCTTTAGGAACCATAACACCCTCCATGCGTGTAATCGGAGCCCTTACGAGAGGAAAGCAACAAGGACAAGAACATTCATCGTCAAAACGAACACCGGCATGAAGATAGCGTAGTTTTTGGAGTTTGACAATCCCAGCAGGTAACTGTTTTATTCTCGTCCCTCTAATATCTAGTACTTCAAGACCCCGAAGTTTCAAACACGAGTTCGGAAGTTTTTGAACATTCGATCTTCCTTTGCCTTTGCCCTTCAAGCCCCTCAAAGATAAATATTTCAAGTGACGCAATCTTCCAAGTTGTCGGAAGTCTTCATCTTGCAAAACTGAAGCATCTTCTAAGTCCAAAACTCGTAACAACCTTAGTCTAGGAAACACGAGTGATGGTTGCCACTCTCCGGACACTGTCAGCGATCGAACATGGGACAAGTTCATATGCTTTAGAGCATTCTCCTTTGTGCTCCAGCCGTTGGCTAATAGTAAGTTTCGGACCTTATCTCGCGGTATGGCAACGTCAAGACTACTGAGCACAAAAACTAGGTTTTCCTCTAATGATTTTGAGAGGATTACTTCAAGCATCACATCGTGAACTCGACATTGCTTAACTATCCCACCTGCACTGATGCTCTCTACAGGGAGGATCAAATTCCGATGAACGAGTTTGTAAAAGTAGCGCTCGGCAACCTCCTCGGCAGTCATATCACGCTTCACACTTACAAAACCCTCAGCCATCCATCTTTTCACCAAACGCTTTCGGCTAATGTTGCTGTCCTCTGGGAAGACACTTAGGTACAGGAAGCAAGGCTTGAGATAGTAAGGTAAATCACTATAACTCAGGTTCAAGACTCGCTTTAGTCCTTCAAGACCCAAGTTGGTTTCTAGCTCCGAACCGAGTTGATCGTGCAACTTCTGCCATTCCCTCGTAGTTTGGGGCTTAGTAGCAAGAAGACCACCGACGGCGACTATTGCTAGAGGCAATCCACGACATTTTTTCAAGATATTACTTGCCAAGTCATGTAATTCCTTCGGTAAGCAAGGGTAATCAGAACTCTTATACACCATCGTGCATAACAATTTCAAAGACTCCTCATCTGGTAAGGGTTGAAGTTGGTAGACGCAAGTAGACGGAGTAGAGCAATGTGCAGCCAAAGTTGCATTCCTTGTGGTCACCACAATCCTACTACCATTATTATTGTCAGGTAATGCAGGTTTGAGTACTTCCCATGCCGGTACGGCCCAAACATCATCAAGAACAATCAGATATCGATTGTTCTGTAGTTTGTCTTGGATCTTCTGAGTAAGTTCTTCCCCTCCCATTGTTTCAATCTCTTTAGTATGATCTTCGCGCTTCTTAGTTTCTATCCCTTTGGGAGGAGCATTGTGGAGTTGCCTGATCAAGTTCTTAAGGATCTCCTTGACCTCGAATGACTGCGACACTGTGATCCAAGCATGGCGATTAAAACGATAAGCAAGCTCTAGGCTGGCATAAACCTTCTTGACAAGAGTGGTCTTACCTATACCACCCATACCAACTACAGAGATCACACGAAgactcttctccttctctgtTATCCACTTTATCAAATCAGCTTTTGGTTTGTCCAACCCCACAAGCCGGCCATCTTCAATAGAGAGTGCTCCTAGGTGAGGCGCAATATGCACATAGCCAGGGGCCACATTAGAGCTTGTCGGCAATGCCGCAATGTACTGCAAGAACCGCTGGTTTAACGCCTCAATTCTAGATTCGATATCTTGTATCTCGGTAGCAATCTGATGGCGTGCTCTTAGATTGCAGATTTTGCGCACTAAATTAGTTCGCTGTTGAAAGTGAAGCATGAATTCTTCAAGACAGTCCTCTATGTCATAAGCTAATTCCCTTACTTGCTTCACCAAAGTCCTTACGACTTCAGTGTATCTCAAACCTCCCTGATCAGCAGTTTTCAGGAAGGCCTGCATCATCTGAAGCTCATCTTTGATGTTCCTAGACataattaattcaattttagTAGAGACAAACTTCGTTATACTATTAGGTGAATGGCTTTGCAATGTAAGCTACTGATAACATGCATGATTAGACAAATGAGTTTGACGATGGAGTTGGAAATTAAGCATGTTTTCCGAACTCCATAAGCACGATGGTGGGAATGTTTCTTGAGATTGATTGATTTTATGAACTATTTAAACATCCAAATTATTGGAAATCAAGTGACACTGTGGTGATTGTGTGTTGTCTTTTGATGAAATAGTACAAGATCTGAACCAAAGCATATAAATAGATAATTGAAAGGTATATATTAGACCCCTTCGGACTACAGAATTTTCATGTGTGGAGTGATGTGACCCTTCGAAACACCATTTTGGATTGTAGATCAAACATAATATTGGAGGATTGATGACTTTTCAAAACAATATCTTGAACTATGTTTATACCCACTGTATTGCCTCTCTATTTCAGAACTAAAAAAATCGAAGGCAGAACCAAAATCATGTTTAAGTCACAATTCGTTCCAGCCAATGTTATAACCCATTGTGTTGATATATCTTTCGAGATTAGAACATTGCATGTTAATAAAGTCACTAAACCAAAATTTGATTTGGACCATTTTTTGCTTAAACAATTCTAACAGTATACTGCATATTAGATGAAGACATAGTGCCTGCCGTAGGATCTCGTCTACAGTTGCACATCAAAATCCTGAAGTAGCAAGTGTGTTGTTCAATGAGTGATTCTGGATAATACTTCTGTAAATATTCtcatgtaaaattttttaactctaTGCATAGAATCACTAAATTTTCTTTCCTCTAAGATGCTTCAATTCGCTCTTGCTGACATTTGTTGGCTTAATTCTTCAATAGTTAGCATAACTGTTTCGTAAGTTACTGAAAAAATAAGAACTTCAAACCTGAGCTTGAGAATATATATTCAGGGATTGAAAAAAAACTGAGCTCGTGCATGCTCTGATGCTTCACATTGTAATTTTTGTCAAAGAGGTATATACACAAATAttaatatagatcttgttttacaAATTTCACTAGATCTGATGTTTTCTGCAACTTTAGCGCACTACAAATCCGAGAATACAAAATCAATATTAACTTACTAATCTGGAGTTAAACTGAAGTACATTCCGAATTCAAcatgaaataattaaaacactgttttaaaaataaacggttatCTCAAATTATTTCTTCACATTTCCTTCCTAAGCACAAAAAGTTGATAAGACGCATCTCATTGAGACGCACAGCTAATCATCGTCAGATGTTATTTAGATTGAAACGCAAAATAATACAAGTGATATCCAACGGTGACGAGGCGTGCGTCTCAATGAGATAAATCtcatagattattttttttttgttttcctaattTATGCTTAGTTCGATTATGAATTTATGATTTCGACCATACTTACTGAATATTTTGGCGCACGCTGAGGAGCTTGCCAATCTTGTCTAGCACAGCAGATGTCAGCTTGCCAAGCACAGTCTCCACCATGGATTGGGCTAAGCTCAAAGCAGTCTCCGccattgtctctctctctctctctctctcaatctcaaTGTATATGCAAATGCATGCCTAGGCAAAtggggatatatatatactttacatGGGGAACAGGGAACTAGTGTGCTTTTCTTTGAGGCAACGGAAAGcaaataatattctaatttaCCTCCTCCTGTCATCCTAGTACGGTTTGTTGGTATTTCAAGTTGCCAATGAAGAGGTCAGAATTCAATTCTCTGTGGCTTCGTTTGGAttggatataaataaaaattatttatttgaagaataaatataaatgtagagataaataaaaattaaattaattttatatttagataaaaattgaattatttttcagaataaaaaaaaataatgtttcgatagataagataaaattaacacttcagaagaaaaaaagagaaatagagaacGATtcgtccttcttcttttctatcCGTTTGGatggaaggaaaagaaaaaaaaagtttggatgaaaatttggtgagagaaaaaaacaaaatgaagagaaatagaaaaaaaaaaaaatttggtaatagccctattttttctctcaaaaagtcGAGAAAaacggaattttttttttcttcttccttagtccaaacaaaatataataggctattatattttgttaaaaaattattttactcttATCTTTTATCTATCGTATTTATTGGATAATACTCTAAAATAtgacagaaaaaataaaagcaaccaatttgaatttttatttgacaaTAAAAAAGGATAGAGTTGAATCTATCCGCAAATTTgtcatatttaaaaaaatatgttttatttgaaatattgcagaaaatttataaatagttATAACTTTTAAGAATTAATCCCAgtaattcaaaatagtttagctattaaaaaaaagaaaaaggaactaTTTTTCTGTGCAAAGGCCAGCTAAGCAGATGACGTGTCAAACGTGGTTTTTGCCAACCTGTCCTTTCCGCTGACTCCAATCAAAATCACCCCGACCCATCCCGTTCCGTTCCGTTCCGTTAACTCTTCTCAAAATCGACGACGTTCCACCCACAACGGCCACCGAAACTCTCCCGTGCGACGGTCACATCTCATTGCTATGACACAGACACGTGGCCCCCCACAATCTCCGGGCCCCACAGTGCGCTCCCCAACGGTGGGGGCCAACCATCGGTGGGTCCCACCAGGCCACCACTACCGTGAACTTCAACGGCGCCCGTCAAATCCCCCACTTCGCCGCACAGCTCATGTTCGCGGTTCCCAAATCCGAGTGATGTTATGTTATTATTCCATCTCCAACCACTTTATATTCTATTCCACTCTACTTTATTCCGAAGCCTTTTATTCGACAAAACCCCcgttctcctctctctctatctctctctcgctgCATCGATCACTTTCTCGTATTCATCTCGGATAGAGAAGGATCTTCTTCATGTCGGTAAGGATGGATCTAGTCCTTCGCTTGAATCTCCACATTGGATCGATCTCGTTTCGATCGATTTGTTCCATGCTAAATTTTGATCTTGATGAGCATTGGTCTCTAGGGTTTGAAAATGTGATTCCATGGACGAGACTAGTTAAACTATTTCAtgttttttgtgatttttttttttcttttgcgtcatttagataaattttgttATCTCTATGCGGCCGATTAAAAGGagattttcatataatttttgagATTTCATTTGTAAATCACTTTCTTGCTGATATTGTTAGGGAAATTGtgatatatttctttatttttaggtTGTGTGTATGTTGTTTGATATGATTTTCCTGAGAGACATGTTTACATCTCCCAGAGATCATTCATATTAGAATGGTGTGGGTAATTTGTGTTTTTGTTGATATCTGTTTTTGATTTTCCAGTTTGTTCGGCGGCAACACATGCCCTTTCAATTCAGATTCATTTCTTTGTCTAAATGATCTCGCGATAAAACGGTTCCATTGTGTAATTTGCTGATATATTGTGGTTAAAGGATTATGCCTATTTTCTtggtcatttttttaaaattttgttatgcctatttttattattctccgTGCTGTCACTAACAATGCCTCTTGTTTGTTATTTCGCGAAGACATTGTGCTTGAATTTTCTTGTCTtgataatgaaatatatattatctgcCATACAGTTTCATGATGTATGAAACGACCCTTGATGAATGATAGCCTTGATGTACATGTTATAGTTGTCGACCTATGAGAGGTCTTTGGGTTTTATTCCTGGCACTCAATGCCATTAGTATTCTCAGAAAAAGAAAtgtagaaagaaaaggaataataaAGAGGAAAAAGTAATAGTATATCCCCTCCCATTTTGCCAAGGAAGAATTTTACTTGTAGCATGGACTCCTTGGTGGCTCTTTTATGCGGTCTAACGAAGGAAGAGGAAAATTGAAAGTAATTATTTATCAATCCTTAAGAAGAGCAGGATGTTTCTCTTGGTTTCTCCAATTTGaggatgaaaaaaaagaagaagaatggaCTGTAGTTGCGATCGAGCCCTTTTAGACGAGGTTGTATGTTGAAGGctagaagaagaaaagaagagtttGGAGAGTCGGCAGTAGGGAAATCTTTTGACACATTCACTTCTCTGAGTAACTAATTCCTCTCAAAACCATCAACATAGGAGCTAGACTTTGCTGATTGGGAGTGCCAAACAACCAAAGGAGGTGAACTGGTTATGCTTCAGATGTTAGTACTTGGTGCTTTCATATCCTTATCACATCCATATGATCATAGTTTGTACCTCAAGAATGTCTGTAGATTGCTAAATCTGCCATTAGAGTCCTTACATTTGCTTGTGCCAACCTTGGAATCCAAAAACGTGTctgcaaattttcttttatcttctGTTCAATACCTCGACTCTTTTAGTGACAATTCTTCGATGTAAGCGGATATTCTATTTGGTTAACCATGTGGAGATCACCACTGATCATTCATTTCCAAGCACTTTTATgtgtttttgaagtttatgTAGGTAGAGTTGAACTATAAATCTTTTTCTGCTTTTCTTTGCCTTATGAATATCTGTACATCTAATTAGAGCTTCTAATAGACCGGTTTGTGCCAAGGCCTGGCCCTGGCCCTGAAGGTTAACAGTTAGGTCCATGTGGGCTGGTTTTCCTTCAACAAGCAGAGAGATATATTAAATAGGCTCATTAAAATCAGTATTACTAGCACAATTCGCCTATTGGCAGGTTAGCAGTATTTCTGACAAAAGCAGCTTTAAGTTCAAACCTATCACATTGCTAATGCCAGTTATTGTTGTGAATTTCTCAGCAAGAAACAGATCGGCCTTTACCAAAGTTTGGAGAATGGGATGTCAATGACCCTGCATCTGCTGATGGGTTTACTGTCATATTTAACAAAGCGAGGGATGAGAAGAAGACAGGTGGCAATGCCCAAGAGACTGATTCTCCTGGAAAGGAGTACAAGAAAGATGGAGCCCATGTTTCCAGATCTAGCTCGGTGAGTTTGTTTGCTTAATTTTCTAAGTTAGGCCTAGATTTTGTTACAATTCCCTTTTCACAGTACACACACCCccccacagatatatatatatatatatatatatatatatatataNTCTGCTGATGGGTTTACTGTCATATTTAACAAAGCGAGGGATGAGAAGAAGACAGGTGGCAATGCCCAAGAGACTGATTCTCCTGGAAAGGAGTACAATaaactcaaatttgaattttatgtgATGTACTGTGATGCAGGCAAACCTCTCTTTTCTTGTATTGCTGGTTAGCTTGCCAGCTCAGAAAATTTGAAGAAGCAAAACAAAGTCaaaatttcctctctctctctctctctctctctctctctctctctctctctttttgttgcCAAAGAAACTTTATTGATGTATAGATTGCAAATGATCTGTCAACAGCCATCCATTACATGGAAATTGAGTCTGAACCAAAAAGGTCTTAGTCTATGTTTGCTGCACTTCCATTTCCTGCTTGTTTAACTTAAAAAGTTCTGTGCAACATAGTGAGCCGGTAGATGTTCTTTTGTCTTATTCTTGTTGATTACCTTGCAAACTCATCTTCTTCCGAAAACAAGGATGTGAAAAAAGGTTACTActtaattcttcttttttgttatcAAACACACCCCACAGACACATAGATAGCAAAAGATCTGTTATACCACAGCACATTTCTGTTGTATAggattttagtttaaaaaaatgaaaaaacagtACTATAAAGAAAACAAGGCCGTTTTGaagctatttattttatttttctgacTTGTAATCTTTCTGCACAAGTTAATAGCCATTTCTTACTCGTTTCAACGATAAGCTGTTGACAGTTTGCATCGTTGGTTTGTGTGAATCAGCAGAAAAAATGGCTTTGCTGCTTGTCCAGTCCTACACAGTCTTAATGAAGAGAAATCTCATGGATTGCCAGAAAAAATTACTGTGGAAGTACAATGATTTCCTTACAATATCTCAAAGGATGAAATACTCAGAAAACTTTCTGTGGTTTATTTTCGTGTGAATTAGCTTATGTTTTATAATGATGAAGATGCTGAAGAGAGAATGGTCATGATGGaccatttattttcttttttatttgtgaaatgGGTGTATGTATGCTGAAGATACTTTGATTGTATTTACTtggtaattttatattattttgtccATTGGAGTACTGTTTTTATCGTGAAAACTATGTAACGCAATAGCAATTTCCATTTccattctctcttctctctgtGTGTGCATATTTACCTCATTTTTCCTGATCGATCGAATAAATTTGATTCGACTCTGCGAACTGTATCAGAGAGCCAAAAAGTAAGTGTATCTGCGTGTGGGTGTGTGTATGTGCGTGTGCCTGTTACCTCATCTTCCCTGATTGATCCATATAGTTTTGATTTGATTCAGCAAACCATTTTGTCAGCCAAAGGAGAGAATAGAGAAAAAGTAAGCCAAAAGGAGAGAATAGAAAAAAGTACTAAGGCACATTTCATATGTTTGAAACAAATTACACCTAGCAAATTAAACGTATTACATGAGAGGTATTGCACATAACAGCAAAACAAAGGCAAGGGAAGTAAATGTGACAGAAGGAGGAATGTTTCCTTTGTCTTTCCTAAAGAAGAGAGCATCATATATTGGCATATTGATGGCTACTATCATCCCGCAAAGAATAACTTGAATCAAGTATGCATCCCAAGCTGCAACTCCCCAACCCAACACCAGCCTAAATAGCCCGCCAACTAAACAAACAATGTTGAGCAATGCAACCGTCGATATAATCACGAGCATCGGAGACGAATACCCGAACTCCATGACATCTTGCTCATACCTCTTTGATGCATCTTCATCGCTCACCTTCGTGGTGATCGCGAACGCCATCTTTGATAGCCCCAACATCTTGACAACGGTGTCTATTGTGCCATATAGATAAGAGGTGACCCTTCTTATCATCCACATTCTCTGACCATTCCACCACCCATTGAATGTGCATCCACATCTTAGGGCTTCCACTAGACTGTAAATGTGCCTAGCCACCATAACATAAGTGAAGGGTATGAACCATAGGCTTGTCACCtaattttgacataaaaagGAAAATTGTGTTAGCATATGTTTATGTTCTATAACAATGTGATTTGTTGCTCTTGTTACTTCAATCAACTTGTAAACAtggaaaattaattttgattgcTCTTTATCACTGTTGATGTGCTGATCTATACTATATAAACCACTCAGTAATAACACATCAGTATACCAGCACATTAACCGTCAATAACATCAATATTTTGGCAAACCAGTAGATCCAACGAGAGCACACGTCAATCTTTTATGACCAAACTAATACTCCACTGGCGGACCGAGATGCATGATTTTGAGTGTTTCATAGTGACAGGCACTTTGGTCCTAAATGCTAAAGAAATTAAGTTCTATATTTACAGCTTCACAAGAAAAAGgattcttttcctctttttttttttttttttttttgttgcgcAAAAACAAGGCATGTTGAATCCTAACTTGTTTAATAGTGTTTATGAAAGAAGCATTGTTGTCACCAGGATCATCACCTTTGGGAATAAGGAAATGCCTCTTAGGAGTGCAAGGGAAGGAACAGCCACATAGTAGAGAGTTGGGAAGGAGTTGGGTCCCCACAAGCCATAGATGCTGTAGCCCATCTGAAGCCCCAACCTGATCTTTCCGTGACCAAGCAGGAAGGGACAGTGCTTGGAGAGAAATATTTGGAGGTTCCCCTCACTCCATCTCTTGTGCTGCAGCAGTGTTTGTGCCATCGTTGTCGGTGCCACACCTAAAAACCCCTTTCTTGGGGGATTGAAGTAGATGGATTTCCATCCCCTGCATTGGATTAGCAATCCTGTGATGACATCCTCCACTGCACACCCATATTTCAACCCAATCTGCCATTACATGCACAGTTGAAACTCAACATACTTCCATATACAAGAGTGAAGTACTACTACATTGGTTTCTAAATCATTACGCATGCTTTACTTCCGCGCACCCAAATATAGATCAATCGGATCGTTTTAATCCATGCCAAGTTATTGTTCCTAAGCTCGCGCCCCGCCATAGATGCCTAAAATGCTTGGTGACTTACTTGTATACGGATAAGAACATATGATCTGACATGTTTAGAGATAGCGACTTATACGCGNTGAAATCTCCCGCCCCGCCATAGATGCCTAAAATGCTTGGTGACTTACTTGTATACGGATAAGAACATATGATCTGACATGTTTAGAGATAGCGACTTATACGCGACATACGATTTCTACTACGATTTGGCAATACAATAGTTCGAGTTCTCTACCGCAACAAATCACAAATCATAGGTTAGGAATCGAAGTAAAGCATAAGCACTAGTCTAGGAGCCAATAtggtgagagagagggagagagagagatagaccTCATTGCCCCATTGGGTGTTTAGCTCATAGGTGCAAGTAGCAAGAGGCTTGGCCCTCTCTTCTAACTTTTCGACACTTTCTCCTGCTTGCCTCTGAGCTCCTCTTCTCCAGTCCTCTTTGTAGTCTCTGCTATATCTTCTTCCGCAGAGAATCTCCCTTCTGTGGAAGCATCCAGTGCCAATATAAAGAGGGCCACCCCAATAATCTAACCCAGGAAGCTCCACCTTAAGATCATCCAATATGGAATACACAAACTATCAGATTCTCAgctagaaacaaaaaaatatgtcAGATTCAATGAATGTTTGCTTAATTACAGATTGCCAACCGAACTTTTCGCCGACAGTTAAAATGAAACATATAGACTTTTAGTTAAGACttcttttagtttaattttcacACAGCGCCAATTTTTACCTCATTGATAACAGTTAGGGAGTTGCCATATAAATCACTCTGGGTAATGTTGTTGTAGTTCTGGGGATACTGCACGTAGCCGATGTTCTGGCCCCTCTCTTCGTCCAGGAAGAAGCACAGCGCGTCTTTAATCGACTCGGAGTTATTCGAGTACATGTCACAGTCCACATTTAGGATGATGGGGCTGTTGCTGACCACTGATGACACCCTTATCTGCGCAAATAATTTCAAAGATGAGCTTATGTTCTTTTCTATACTAGCATATTATTGAAGACAATATATAAACTTATGGACGTATCTACGCGTGCATGCGTATTTTGACGATGA
This genomic window contains:
- the LOC109706491 gene encoding RPM1-interacting protein 4-like isoform X3, encoding MSQETDRPLPKFGEWDVNDPASADGFTVIFNKARDEKKTGGNAQETDSPGKEYKKDGAHVSRSSSKKWLCCLSSPTQS
- the LOC109706491 gene encoding RPM1-interacting protein 4-like isoform X1, which encodes MSQETDRPLPKFGEWDVNDPASADGFTVIFNKARDEKKTGGNAQETDSPGKEYKKDGAHVSRSSSANLSFLVLLVSLPAQKI
- the LOC109706487 gene encoding disease resistance protein RPM1-like; the encoded protein is MAETALSLAQSMVETVLGKLTSAVLDKIGKLLSVRQNIQNIKDELQMMQAFLKTADQGGLRYTEVVRTLVKQVRELAYDIEDCLEEFMLHFQQRTNLVRKICNLRARHQIATEIQDIESRIEALNQRFLQYIAALPTSSNVAPGYVHIAPHLGALSIEDGRLVGLDKPKADLIKWITEKEKSLRVISVVGMGGIGKTTLVKKVYASLELAYRFNRHAWITVSQSFEVKEILKNLIRQLHNAPPKGIETKKREDHTKEIETMGGEELTQKIQDKLQNNRYLIVLDDVWAVPAWEVLKPALPDNNNGSRIVVTTRNATLAAHCSTPSTCVYQLQPLPDEESLKLLCTMVYKSSDYPCLPKELHDLASNILKKCRGLPLAIVAVGGLLATKPQTTREWQKLHDQLGSELETNLGLEGLKRVLNLSYSDLPYYLKPCFLYLSVFPEDSNISRKRLVKRWMAEGFVSVKRDMTAEEVAERYFYKLVHRNLILPVESISAGGIVKQCRVHDVMLEVILSKSLEENLVFVLSSLDVAIPRDKVRNLLLANGWSTKENALKHMNLSHVRSLTVSGEWQPSLVFPRLRLLRVLDLEDASVLQDEDFRQLGRLRHLKYLSLRGLKGKGKGRSNVQKLPNSCLKLRGLEVLDIRGTRIKQLPAGIVKLQKLRYLHAGVRFDDECSCPCCFPLVRAPITRMEGVMVPKGIGKMKGLETLSAVVVGEDKGIIEELGKLTQLRKFGIVDITKNNGEEVCAAVGKLRCLQSLLMSAAKKETLSCLTSFSPPPRLLNLTLNGGLASLPNWFASLGEVAKITLVKTKLTNNAMTVLQGLPNLLILRLWNDSYIGGALVFGGKTFMKLEMLELAGLSGLEVVFKEQAMPKLERISVRWCTFSTGISGIEHLPGLEEISLNVVYILEAMMDELQRQVDRHHNHPTLKVLGSELTIAQKLQQIQKLQEIPIHQSNSV
- the LOC109706491 gene encoding RPM1-interacting protein 4-like isoform X2; translation: MSQETDRPLPKFGEWDVNDPASADGFTVIFNKARDEKKTGGNAQETDSPGKEYKKDGAHVSRSSSQKKWLCCLSSPTQS